The Acidimicrobiales bacterium genome contains the following window.
TCGAACGCCGTCTGACGCCCGAGGTTCGCCCCCACGTTCGCAGGGTCCCGCGCGATGACGAGGCGCCGCACGGCGGGCCCCACCGTGCCCGCCCCCAGGCCGAGCAGCAGGCGGGCGCCGACCCACTGCCACAGCTCCGCGGCCACCAGCATCCACATGACCCCGGCGGCGGCGGCGAGCACGCCGCTGCGCAGCATCAGGGCGGTGTGGCCCCGGTCGGCGTAGCGGGCCAGGACGACCTGGCTGGCGAACCCGGTGGCGAACCCCGCGAAGGCGATGAGCCCGACGGCGGCGTCGTCGAACCCGAAGCGGTCGCGGATGTCGGCCAGCAGCGTGAACACGCTGCCGTAGCCGAGCGACATGATCCCGGTGAGCAGGAACAGCAGCGGCATCGACCGGGAGGCCTCGACCCTGCCTTTCGGATCGTCGGTCATCGAGGCGCCGGCACCGATCGCCCGAGCACCCACCGGTGGTCGTCCACGACCGTCCTCCCCCTCTTCGGCCAAGCCGTCGACCCTATCCTCGGCTCGCCCGGCGGCGTCCGGAACGCCCGCAGATGGTGATGATGCGCCTATCATCCGTGGGTCACTCGTCCGGGATCGGGCGAGCCGCCGGACAAGGAGTTCACGGATGAAGCGCTTCGCCCTGTTGCTCGTCGCCTCGCTGGTGGCGGTGGGCCTGGTCCCGGCGGCCGCCGGCGCCGGCACCGCCGCCCCCGCCTCGGTCACGATCGTGCACGCCGCGACCTTCGGTTTTCCCGAAGGTGAGTTCGGAAGCGACTTCCCCGTGTACATCTGCGTCGACGGCGGCGACGTGTTCGAGACGGCGGCCGTCCTGGGTGACTCGTTCGGCCCGCTCGAGCTCCCGGCCGGCACCTACGACGTCGCCATCTTCCCCGGTGCCGAGTCCTGCCAGAGCAAGACCATCCTGGCCGACGAGGTCACGGTGGACCCGGGTGACGACGTCACCGTCGCCGCCATCTACACCTCCCAGGGTCCGAGCATCGTGGTGTGGGACAACGACAGCAGCTGCTACGAGCCGGCGACGTCGTCGCGCCTCACGGTGCGCCACGGTGCCGCCACCGGCGGCCCGGTCGACGTCGTGGGCTTCGTCGACGGGTCCGAGACGAGGTCGACCATCATCAGCGACCTCCCCGAGGGCGGCCAGCAGACCGAAGACCTGCCGGGTGGCACCCTCGCCGAGTTCGTCTCGGTGGTGCCGGCCGGTGGCGACCAGGTCTTCGTCCAGATCCCCAGCGTCGAGTTCGAGGCCGGGCAGCACCTGGTGGTCTACGCCGCCGGTGGCGACGACGGCGCCGTCGGCGTGTTCGTCGAGCAGATCCCCATGGAGCCCTGCGAGGTCCCCGTCGACCCGACGACCCCGGCCCCGACCCCGGCCGCCGCGGCGGTGACCGCCGCTCCCCGCTTCACCGGCTGAGCGGTCGACCGACCCTGCCCGACCTCGGTTCCGTCCGGTGCCCGCCCTCGGGGCGGGCACCGGCGCGTCCGGCCTCGTGCGGCGGGCTGCGTAGAGGCGACCGCGGAGCCGCTCCCGACGGAGCGGCGGTGGGTCAGGAGGTGACGGGGAGGCCGTCGAGGACGGCGTCGATGCGGTCGCCGGCGTCCTCCATCGTGGTGTCCCACGACACGGCCAGCTCGCTCACCAGGATGTGGCGGGCCTTGCCCAGCATCGCCTTCTCGGCGCTCGACAGCTTCGAGCTGCGCTCGCGCAGCGACAGGTTGCGCACCACCTCGGCGCACTCGTAGATGTCGCCGGACTTCATCTTCTCCTGGTGGTTCTTGAAACGCCGAGACCAGTTGGTCGGCACGCGCACGTTGGTGACGGCCAGCACGGCCAGCACGTCCTCGACCTCGTCCTCCGAGATCGCCGGACGGACCCCGAGGTCCTCGGCGCGGTCCTCGGGCACGGAGACCTTCAGCGCCCCGCCCCGCCACGACTCCTCGCCGGCCGCCACCGAGAGCTCGAGGTAGGTGATCTTCTCCCCGTCGACCTTGCGCACCGAGCGACCGGTGACCACCGCGGTGCCGTGTGCCGGGTAGATGACCTTCGAGCCCACTTTGAAGTCCATGGGAGCCTTTCGCAGAACGGATCTCCAAGTATGCCCGGTCGCCACGCCGGTCACGCACGCCGGGGGACCCGGGGCCGGCTGCGCAACGGCGGGATCCGGAGCGATTGCTGATAGCAAGGCCGGGTGACGTCGACGGGTGGGCAGCAGCGGTGAACCGGGCCGCCGGCGACGAACCCGCATCGGAGCCGGTGAGCACGTTCGCGTCGCTGCGGGTGCTCGCCTACCGCCGCCTCTGGCTGGTCGGGCTCCTCGTCTTCCTGGCCGTCACCGCCCAGGCCATCGCCCGCGGATGGCTGGCCCGTGATCTGACCGGCACCAACGCCGGTCTCGGCGGGGTGCTGCTCGCCTTCGGCCTGGCCATGTTGGTGGCCACGCCCTTCGGGGGAGTGGCCGCCGACCGCTTCCCCAAGCGGGCGGTGCTCGTCGTCGCCCAGCTGCTCCTGGCGCTGTCGTCGCTCCCGATCGGGATCGCCGTCCTCGTCGACGCCGCCCGGTACTGGATGCTGCTCGCCTCGAGCGCCGTGCAGGCCGTCGCGTTCGCGCTGTTCGGTCCGGCGCGCATGGCCTACACCACCGAGCTCGTCGAGCGGCGGGTGCTGTCCAACGCCATCGTCCTCGGGCAGATGGGCGCCGAGGCCATGCGCATCATCGGGCCCAGCATCGCCGGGATCGTGATCGCCGTCGCCGTGTGGGGCCTCGCCGCCGTGTTCATCGTCTGCGGCGTGCTGTGCCTCGTGGGCATGGCGCTGACGGCCATCCTCCCCCCCGGGCGTGCGCCCGCCGCCGGTACCCGACCGTCGCCGTTCGCCGAGATCGCCGAGGGCGTGCGCTACGTCTCGCGCCGTCGTGACCTGGCGCTCCTCGTCATGACCTCGCTCGCCGTCGTGATGGTCGGCTACCCGTACTTCGCCTTCCTCCCGTCGGTCGCCGACGGGATCTTCGACGAGGGCTCCGGCGGCTACGGGATCCTGTCAGCGGTCTCGGCGGCCGGGGCGCTGGTCGGCGGGCTGGTGGCGGCGCGGGGTGGCTCCCGCCGGGACCCGTGGCGATTCGTGATGTTCTCCGGGTTCGGGTTCGGCGCCGGGCTCGTCGCCCTGGGACTCATGCCGCTGTTCGCCCTCGCCGCGCTGGCGCTCATGTTCATCGGGGCCTTCAGCCTGACCTTCCAGACGATGACCAACTCGTTGCTGTTGAACCTCAGCGACTTCGAGTACCACGGGCGCATCCAGTCGCTCGTCATGCTGGGCTTCAGCGGGTTCGGCATCGCCGCCCTCCCGCTCGGGGCGCTGGCCGACCTGATCGGGCTGCGCACCACGCTCGTCGGGATGGGCACCGTGGTCATCGGCATCATGACGGTCTTCGTCGTGCGGCGCCGCCGCTTCAGCGACCGGGAGGTGGTCGCCGGGCTCGGGTGACCGGGCGGTCGGTGCTCAGCGCTCCCAGTCGACGCCGGCCAGGGTGGCCGCCCACGTCTCGGCGATGCGCCCGCCTTCGATGCGGTGGACGACCATCCACGTGAGCACCTGACGATCCTCGGTGGTGAGGTTCACCCCTCGGCTGGTGGCGCGGGTCCAGACCCGGTCGCCGGCGACCACCTCGTCGTCGATCGTGGTCTCGGCGCCGCGCAGCACGTGCATGGTCTGGGCGAGGCGCTGCTTGTACTCCGCCCGTGAGATCCGCTCGGTGCCCAGGCTGGTGTGGCGGATGTAGGGATCGGTGCACAGCTCGTCGACGGCGTCGACGTTCCCGTCGCCCCAGACCTCGGCCCACCAGCGTCGGACCAGGGCCCGTGAGGCGTCGGCGTCCACGCCGCGGAGTGTAGGCCGCCCCTGACCCCCGCCCGGGTGGCGGTCCCCGGGACGGCGTCGCCGTCGGGTGGGTACGGCGCGAAGGCGACGTCGACAGCGGCTGACGCCGCGATCAGAACCCGATGTGGACCTCGCCGTAGCCCCGGGTGAACGTGGCCGGCACGATGCGGGGCTCGGGGTCGAGGAGCCGCCAGTCGGGAAAGCGCGCCAGGAGCTCCTCGAACAGCACCCGCAGCTCCAGGCGCGCCAGTGACGCCCCGAGGCAGAAGTGGGTGCCGAACCCGAAGGCGACGTGGTGGTTCTGCGTCCGGGTGACGTCGTAGGTGTCGGGCTCGTCGAACACCCGCTCGTCACGGTTGGCCGACCCGTACAGCAGCAACAGCTCGTCGCCGGCCTTCACGGACCGGCCGTGCAGCTCGGTGTCCACCAGCGCGGTGCGGCGCATGTTGCTGATCGGCGTGACCCACCGGATGAACTCCTCGACGGCCGTCGAGCCGAGCAGGTCGGGGGAGTCGACCAGCGCCCGACGCTGCTCGGGTCGGCGAGCCAGCTCGACGAGGTTCCCGGCGATCACCGCCCGGGTGGTCTCGGCCCCCCCGTCGAGCACGAGCAGGGCCTCGGCCAGGATCTCGCCGTCGTCCCACGGCTGGCCGTGGACCTCGGTGTGGGCCCACACCGAGATGAGGTCGTCCCGGGGCTCGGTCCGCCGGGCGGCGATGACCGCCATCGTCTCGGCGGCGAACTCCATGATGGCGTCGATGCTCGCGCTCGACTGATCGGCGGGACTCCCGTCGGCCGGCGTCTGGCCGGCCTGGTACATCGTCACCTCCGACCACTCGCGCACCTTCGGCCAGAGCGAGGCGTCGTAGCCGAGCAGCTCGCAGATCACCATCGCCGGCAGGCGCGAGGCGATCATCTCGACCGCCTCGCAACCGCCGTCGGCCGACGCCTCGTCGAGGATGACCGTGACGAGGTCGCGAACCCGGTCCTCGTGGCTGCGCACCCCCCTCGGGGTGAAGCGTCGGGCGACGACCATCCGCTGGCGCTGGTGGGCGGGATCGTCACGGTTGATCATCGACGTGTCGTCGCGCTGGTCGGTCTTGGGCCGCGACCCGTCGAGGCTCGAGAAGCGCGCCGTGTCGTTCTCGACGGCCAGGACGTCGGCGTGGCGGGAGATCCCCCAGATCCGCTGCACCGGGTCCCAGAAGACGGGGTCCTCGTCGCGCAACCAGCGGTAGGCGTCGAACGGGTCGACGTACCACTCCGGATCGAGCAGGTTCACGTACGGCGTGGTGGTCGAGGTCACGGCATCCCCCCGGAGTCGGCAGGCCCTGGTCGGCCCGGCCCGCATTCTGGCAAAGCGGCGGCGACGGGGGCCGGTCGGGTCGGGCGCGGCGTGTGCGGGCCCGGGTTCAGCGGCGCGCCGACCGGGCGAGCGCGGTGAGCACCGCCGCCTCCTCCGGGTCGGCGTCGGGACCGTAGGCGGCCACGACGACCCCCTTCTCGCCCCAGGCCCCGCAGGTCACGCCGAGCACGATCGCCTCGTCGCCGGGATCGGTCGGCCCCTCGAAGCGGAACGTGTGGTCCACGCGCGCCTCGGTCGCGGGGTGCACGTCGTCGTGGCCGGAGGAGGCGATGCCGGTGGGGCAGACCGTGTAGTCCTCGACGTAGCCCTGCGCGGCGAGGAAGGCGACGGCGTCGGTGACGGTCTCGGGAGCGGGCGTGGCCATGGGGGCCTCCTCAGTCGAGGGTGAGGCCGTAGTGGGCCTCGCCGTCGGGCGTGATCTCGTAGATCTCGTACCCATCGGTGACGTGAGGCGTGTCGGCGGCGAAGGCCACGGCGATCTTGTTGGTGGCGTTGCGGGCCACGTCGAGGACGAGCTCGACCGTCGACGGCCCGTCGAGGTGGGCGCGCACCGCCTCGGTGACGCCCGGGTCGATCCGACCGGGGAGCCACACCATCGCGTCGGTGAGCCCCAGCGCCGCCTTGGTGGCCGGGGGGAGGTCGCTCGACTCGTAGCGCTCGACGGCCGCGAAGGTGGCGTCGTCGGCCCCGGCGAGCAGCGCGGGTCGACTCCGCAGCGACTGGCACAGCCGGCATCGGTGGGCGTTCGCACCCCGCAGGCGAACGAGCTCGGTCAGGACCGGATCGAGGTGCTCGAGACCGGGGACCACGTGGATGTAGGCGTCGATCGAGGCCCACAACCCCGGGTCGGGGGAGCCCACCGCCGGTGGGGGCCAGCCGGAGGACCCGAAGAGGGTGTCGAGCGCGGCCCGAACCCGGGGGATCATGTCGAGCGCCCATACCGCCTGCACGATGTCGCCGGTGGCCGCCCCCAGCGCCCCTCCGAGGCCGGCCCGCTCCTCGTCGTCGATCGTCGCGACGTCCACCGCGAAGTGCTCCGCGAAGGCGGCCGCCGTGCGGGCACGTTCGTCGAGATCGACGAAGTCCCGCCACCGGGTCGGGTCGCGGCCGACCCACGGACCCGGGCCGAGCGCCTCGGGCCGTCCGAGTGGTGCGAGGCCGTGGGCGGCGGCGGTGACCCGGGCCAGGAGGTCGACCGTGTCGACGTCGTCGAGCCCGACGGCCGTCGCCCACACGGTCTCCTCCACGGTCACCAGGGCGGCGCCCGCCGCCGCCGCCCAGGTGTCGAGCGCCTTTCGTCCGTCGGTCGCGGTGCCCATGACGTTCCCCCCGGTGAGACCTGTGGGGCGAACTGTGGCACGTGGCGCTCCGGCGCGCGGCGCGCACCGCGTCGGGTCGTGGGCCGGGCGGTAGGGTCCCCCGCCATGGCTCATCGAGTGGTGGTGTGGGGAACGGGCAACGCAGGTCGGCCGGCGATCCGGGCGGTGGCCGCCCACCGGGACCTCGAGTTGGTGGGGTGCGTGGTGTCGAACCCGGCGAAGGTGGGTCGCGACGCAGGGGAGCTGGCGTTCATCGACGACCTCGGGGTGGTGGCCACCGACGACGTGAGCATCGCCCTGGCCGACGACGTCGACTGCGTCGTCTACACCGCGACCGCCGACACCCGTCCGGAGCACGCCGTCACGGACCTGCTGCGGTGCCTCCAGTCGGGGCGCAACGTCGTGTCCACGTCCTTCTACCCGCTGCTCCACCCGCCCAGCGCGCCGAAGGAGGTCCTCGACGTCGTGCTGCCGGCGTGCGAGGCCGGGCAGTCGTCGGTGTTCGTGTCGGGCATCGATCCCGGGTGGGCGTTCGACATCCTCCCCGGCCTGGTGAGCGGCGTGGGAGCCGGCATCACCGAGATCCGGATGCAGGAGGTGTTCAACTACGCGCTCTACGACGCTCCCGAGGTGGTGCGCGAGGTCATCGGCTTCGGCGGGTCGATGGACGACCTGCCGCTCATGCTCCTCGACTTCTCCCTGCAGATGGTGTGGGCGCCGATGGTCCGCATCGTGGCCGAGATGCTCGAGTTCGAGCTCGACGAGATCGTGACGACGGTCGAACGGCGGGCGCTGGAGCGCACCATCGACGTGCCCGGGATGGGCCGCTTCGACGAGGGCACCCAGGGCGCGTTCCGCTTCCAGGTGCAGGGGATCGTCGAGGGTCGGCCGCTGGTCATCGTCGAGCACATCACCCGCATCGACGACGCCTGCGCGCCGGACTGGCCCTCGTCGTCGTCTCCCGGGGGCGAGCACCGCATCGTGATGTCCGGTCACCCCGAGCTGACGGTGAGCGTGCACGGCGTCGAGCACGGCGAGCCGGGCGCGGCCGGGGGCGGGAACGCCACCGCGGCCAACCGCATCGTGAACGCCATCCCCGCGGTGGTCGCCGCCCCGCCCGGGCTGGTGAGCCCGCTCGACCTCCCGTTGATCACCGGCGCGGCGCAGGTCCGTCGGGGCTGAGCGACCGCGCCCTCCCGGTCCGGCGCAGCACGGTCGGCGCCGGTGGGGCACCATGGCGACATGGATGACCGCTCCCTCGCCCGTGCCATCGCCGCCGGCCGCCTCGGCTTCGGCCTCGTCATGTTGTTCGTGCCCAACCTGGTGCTCAAGCGGGTGAGCGACGAACGCCCCGGCCCCCTCGTCTGGATGTGCCGGGCCTTCGGGATCCGCGACGCGGTCCTCGGCACCGGTGCCCTCCTGGAGCTGGCCGTCGACGACGAGGAGGGGACCTCGGAGGCCCGCTGGGTGACGATGGGGGCGGTGGCCGACACGTCCGACGCGGTGGCGGCGCTGCTGTGGCGCAAGGAGCTCGGTTGGTCGGGGTTCCTGTCGACGTGGGGTCTCGCCATCCCGGCGGCAGCGGGGGGATGGAAGGCTGCGGCAGGTCTCCGTCGGGGCCGCTGACTCAGGCGGCGGACACCTCGAAGGACGTGGAGGTGAGCTCCTCGGACAGCGCCCACAGGCGGCGGGCGTCGTCGGCGTCGCGGGCCCGTCCGCTCGGCGTCTCGCGCACCGCCGGCCCCCGCACGTAGAACTTCGGCCCGTAGTACTCGCCGCCTCTCACGGTCGGGTCGGTGGCGGCCCGCACGAACGGCTCGGCGCCGCGCGACGCCGACTGGCTGTACAGCGCGCCGAACGGTTCGATGAGCCGGTTCAGGACGCCTGATCCCTCGACGCCGAGGTCGGTGTGCGAGGCCCCCGGGTGGGCCGTCACGGCGATGGTGCCGGCGCCGGCGGCGGAGAGCCGGCGCTGCAGCTCGAGGCTGAACAGGAGGTTGGCCAGCTTGCTCTGGAAGTAGGCCGGCCAGCGCTGGTAGGGGCGGCGCTCGTACATGGGGTCGTCGAAGTCCATCGTCCCGGCCCGGTGGCCCATCGAGGAGTGGTTGACCACCCGGGATCCCGGGGTGGCCAGCAGCAACGGCATCAGCTCGGCGGTGAGGACGAAGTGCCCCAGGTGGTTCACCCCGAACTGCATCTCGAAGCCGTCGACGGTGCGGGACTCGTCGAGGGCCATCAGACCGGCGTTGTTGCCGAGGATGTGCAGCGCCGGCTCGCGGCCCCGGAGGTCGGCGGCCAACGAGCGGACCGAGCCGAGGTCGGCCAGGTCGAGGGGCACGAACTCCGCCCCGCCGGTGCCGGCGCCCACGTGGGCGCGAACCACCTCGACGGCGGCCTCGGCCTTGGCCTGGTTCCGGCAGGCCATGAGGACCCGCGCGCCCCGGCCGGCCAGGGCGCGGGCGATCTCGAGCCCGAGCCCGGCGTTGGCGCCGGTCACGAGGGCCACCCTGCCCGTCAGGTCGGGGACGTCGGCGGGGCTCCAGTTCGTCATGGGCGAGCACGGTACCGGGCGACCTCGTCAGGGCGGCGACGGGGCGCGCCGCCCCTCGACGGAGGTTGCTTGTGTCCGCAAGGACTTCTACCCTGGAGGCATGGCCTCCCCCGTGCAGCAGACCTTCCCCCTCGGCTTCCAGTGGCCGACGGTCGACCCCTTCCTCTTCTGCGTGCACCACCTCGACACGTATCCCGAGGGCGA
Protein-coding sequences here:
- a CDS encoding ester cyclase, which produces MDADASRALVRRWWAEVWGDGNVDAVDELCTDPYIRHTSLGTERISRAEYKQRLAQTMHVLRGAETTIDDEVVAGDRVWTRATSRGVNLTTEDRQVLTWMVVHRIEGGRIAETWAATLAGVDWER
- a CDS encoding MFS transporter, producing the protein MSTFASLRVLAYRRLWLVGLLVFLAVTAQAIARGWLARDLTGTNAGLGGVLLAFGLAMLVATPFGGVAADRFPKRAVLVVAQLLLALSSLPIGIAVLVDAARYWMLLASSAVQAVAFALFGPARMAYTTELVERRVLSNAIVLGQMGAEAMRIIGPSIAGIVIAVAVWGLAAVFIVCGVLCLVGMALTAILPPGRAPAAGTRPSPFAEIAEGVRYVSRRRDLALLVMTSLAVVMVGYPYFAFLPSVADGIFDEGSGGYGILSAVSAAGALVGGLVAARGGSRRDPWRFVMFSGFGFGAGLVALGLMPLFALAALALMFIGAFSLTFQTMTNSLLLNLSDFEYHGRIQSLVMLGFSGFGIAALPLGALADLIGLRTTLVGMGTVVIGIMTVFVVRRRRFSDREVVAGLG
- a CDS encoding DUF4397 domain-containing protein, with protein sequence MKRFALLLVASLVAVGLVPAAAGAGTAAPASVTIVHAATFGFPEGEFGSDFPVYICVDGGDVFETAAVLGDSFGPLELPAGTYDVAIFPGAESCQSKTILADEVTVDPGDDVTVAAIYTSQGPSIVVWDNDSSCYEPATSSRLTVRHGAATGGPVDVVGFVDGSETRSTIISDLPEGGQQTEDLPGGTLAEFVSVVPAGGDQVFVQIPSVEFEAGQHLVVYAAGGDDGAVGVFVEQIPMEPCEVPVDPTTPAPTPAAAAVTAAPRFTG
- a CDS encoding CarD family transcriptional regulator codes for the protein MDFKVGSKVIYPAHGTAVVTGRSVRKVDGEKITYLELSVAAGEESWRGGALKVSVPEDRAEDLGVRPAISEDEVEDVLAVLAVTNVRVPTNWSRRFKNHQEKMKSGDIYECAEVVRNLSLRERSSKLSSAEKAMLGKARHILVSELAVSWDTTMEDAGDRIDAVLDGLPVTS
- a CDS encoding oxidoreductase, yielding MTNWSPADVPDLTGRVALVTGANAGLGLEIARALAGRGARVLMACRNQAKAEAAVEVVRAHVGAGTGGAEFVPLDLADLGSVRSLAADLRGREPALHILGNNAGLMALDESRTVDGFEMQFGVNHLGHFVLTAELMPLLLATPGSRVVNHSSMGHRAGTMDFDDPMYERRPYQRWPAYFQSKLANLLFSLELQRRLSAAGAGTIAVTAHPGASHTDLGVEGSGVLNRLIEPFGALYSQSASRGAEPFVRAATDPTVRGGEYYGPKFYVRGPAVRETPSGRARDADDARRLWALSEELTSTSFEVSAA
- a CDS encoding cytochrome P450: MTSTTTPYVNLLDPEWYVDPFDAYRWLRDEDPVFWDPVQRIWGISRHADVLAVENDTARFSSLDGSRPKTDQRDDTSMINRDDPAHQRQRMVVARRFTPRGVRSHEDRVRDLVTVILDEASADGGCEAVEMIASRLPAMVICELLGYDASLWPKVREWSEVTMYQAGQTPADGSPADQSSASIDAIMEFAAETMAVIAARRTEPRDDLISVWAHTEVHGQPWDDGEILAEALLVLDGGAETTRAVIAGNLVELARRPEQRRALVDSPDLLGSTAVEEFIRWVTPISNMRRTALVDTELHGRSVKAGDELLLLYGSANRDERVFDEPDTYDVTRTQNHHVAFGFGTHFCLGASLARLELRVLFEELLARFPDWRLLDPEPRIVPATFTRGYGEVHIGF